One Tenrec ecaudatus isolate mTenEca1 chromosome 12, mTenEca1.hap1, whole genome shotgun sequence DNA segment encodes these proteins:
- the SLX4 gene encoding structure-specific endonuclease subunit SLX4 isoform X1 — protein sequence MMEESDDDFKELCASFFQRVKKNAPKELSGEKKKSKASSIQIRSKQKRPRQTVAKSKTLQGPKGKKQQPRSQTFQAKNQGIAKLLEPDPAPTENGESCALDPTPAPVPASAPPPAADQPVLEDHVQNTQTEGAPRGDAQTPASGLATAPAVSPSRPRTAELVLQRMQQFKRAHPTRLKHASEACLLEAAMADSSPTDPPEERMVENGALPFLHRGCGSGSPATESDAEVALALQQALGQEGAPAREEGLEQEGWFFCQICQKDLSAMTVTRREQHVNRCLDETEKASRPCAPQIPGCPICGKLFLSLQSRSSHLKQCANRMEVCPQLLLQAVRVQTAQHQGNCSPAATPSLHWETLKRKGAPIKKESQKRKKVSPPEAPSEDLLMAMALSRSEVEQSRPVPTLRLENAFSKWIKLGAEKRGRKKLPIFPPPLLVQDSQATRRQMEDRVATLLAEEDVALPSTPPLPTSQILEKEVECASWRLSLPVGRQNFLWEGSSLTRSWALEAFYTTSLVPPIVPWQPTQELKREPMSPLRLPDQPQLDAHPPASLHSHPRSGRSPGGRLVEASPGKASLTSSQRERQALQDLVDLAREGLQPSNRGLGGWGEEAGSLSATDWVPGSLPLSGFVLTPKEERLERDDATSLSLGLLLADLRAMVNNPHLSDVQFQVDSGEVLYAHKFVLYARCPLLIQHVNSDGFLAVEDGDLRTHRVLLRDVSAEVAHHFLRYLYVADTDVPSHLAPMLRPLALRFGLSELAHLCKQAPVTTGAASGIGEKEEETCEGRADTFQDVLRSVWVEEEEEAEALLKPEGPEEDRENVDEAEMEEIYEFAATQRKLLREERAAERDETTDQLEWERLAPECARTHCLVGARLEEDAGPKESPKQGSEEPLARWEGVGLSAAPGSRLQQPHSEEDSETPKHEAGRETAEYSSPSSCSSGLHAGRREDSRLQSSDGYYGYEQPFSSIQGDSSPPQVASDSEEQKGTVIQKGAEAPCSPMHQQEPAVPQPALGVSPPWSPRHAHRSGDSFPSTPRSQSAAAKAVSQRSPALPSKQRRSSGVPRALTDRSPRGGRRSSNTRARTSVAAPVSPEMSTSIDLTQPDSGAPPSGGRDSDVILLLDSDEELELTQAGKRPGTSDSLEEGKGVDVSPRSSELFSVIDIDADLERSPSLPGKDGELRRGASMPSPSGSRGSVGSRGRCRLFCDLESSPEEDSTSDRSWLVPGTPLAGRSRHCSQARGLHSRTSVQEPRAAAAGKKEATEPRPVLVPQTAPPWLLPASPGSSAGGRGTARSPASQQSQPHQGLSPCPPRRRRRHSMPKPLGLRQAPVGEVVEVKDSDDELGVAPLKANSSPLPEEELPAPSDSWTAEPLSPTPIDHLNLGRTGPLSTSSPSPRPKEAPASETCSFPSPLSTTPIRGSCPDPGGAPEQSPGASSPGASRLSWLNSELWDKWDGETSPRGLPQAQRRGTPCAGEPGDSETPKGARRKKNLPPKVPITPMPRYSILETPVLKKELDRFGVRPLPKRQMVLKLKEIFQYTHQTLESDSDDEIPSSQVPLTQTTAETSKTSRSGGHPPPKVTTGYITQRAKGPTEVTSPRRRRKQPVEAPPALPRPPAEEDALGPNDDGQLPASQESATTSVVSSDGSWGSQSSACGEFGAALESGGADEGEEGVLASQVALRAADTQEAVWRYIRSQPALYRRVLLYQPLELAELQAELRQSGIRVATSKLLDFLDSQCVTFTTAAARKERLEQKRRRPVSKKKHGQD from the exons aaggTGCTCCTAGGGGTGACGCCCAGACCCCTGCTTCCGGGCTGGCGACAGCCCCTGCAGTCAGCCCCTCCAGGCCACGGACAGCAGAACTGGTCCTCCAGCGAATGCAGCAGTTCAAGCGAGCACACCCCACCCGTCTGAAACACGCTTCGGAGGCGTGCTTGCTGGAGGCTGCGATGGCAGACAGCTCGCCCACGGACCCTCCAGAGGAGAGGATGGTGGAGAATGGAGCGCTTCCCTTTCTACACAGAG GCTGTGGGTCAGGGTCCCCTGCCACCGAGAGCGACGCCGAGGTGGCCCTGGCCCTGCAGCAGGCATTGGGCCAGGAAGGAGCACCTGCCCGTGAAGAGGGCCTGGAGCAAGAGGGGTGGTTCTTCTGCCAGATCTGCCAGAAGGACCTGTCTGCCATGACCGTGACTCGGAGGGAGCAGCACGTGAACAG GTGCTTGGATGAGACAGAGAAGGCATCAAGACCCTGCGCCCCTCAGATCCCGGGGTGCCCCATTTGTGGCAAGCTGTTCCTCAGCTTGCAGAGCAGAAGCAGCCACCTGAAGCAATGTGCCAACCGGATGGAGGTCTGCCCCCAGCTCCTGCTGCAGGCGGTGCGGGTGCAGACCGCCCAGCACCAGGGGAACTGCAGTCCCGCTGCCACACCCAG CCTCCACTGGGAGACTCTGAAACGGAAAGGAGCCCCCATCAAGAAGGAGTCCCAGAAAAGGAAGAAGGTCAGCCCGCCCGAGGCCCCGTCCGAGGACCTGCTGATGGCCATGGCGCTGTCCCGCTCGGAGGTGGAGCAGTCTCGGCCTGTGCCGACGCTTCGCCTGGAGAACGCGTTTTCTAAGTGGATAAAGCTGGGAGCAG AGAAGCGAGGCCGCAAGAAGCTCCCCATCTTCCCACCCCCGCTACTGGTCCAGGACTCCCAGGCCACGCGGCGGCAGATGGAGGATCGCGTGGCCACGCTCCTGGCCGAGGAGGACGTGGCCTTACCCAGCACACCACCACTCCCCACCAGCCAGATCTTGGAAAAAGAGGTCGAGTGTGCCAGTTGGCGCCTGTCGCTGCCAGTGGGAAGGCAGAACTTCCTGTGGGAGGGCAGCTCTCTGACCAGAAGCTGGGCTTTGGAGGCCTTCTACACCACCAGCCTGGTCCCGCCCATTGTGCCCTGGCAGCCCACCCAG GAACTCAAGAGGGAGCCGATGAGCCCGTTGAGACTGCCTGACCAGCCACAGCTGGATGCTCACCCGCCAGCTAGCCTCCACAGCCATCCCAGGTCAGGCCGAAGCCCTGGAGGGCGCCTAGTGGAGGCCAGCCCCGGGAAGGCATCACTCACCTCCAGCCAGAGAGAGCGCCAGGCCCTGCAGGACCTTGTGGACCTGGCCCGAGAGGGCCTTCAGCCCAGCAACAGGGGCCTGGGCGGCTGGGGCGAAGAGGCAG GCTCTCTCTCAGCCACAGATTGGGTGCCCGGCAGCCTACCGCTCTCAGGGTTCGTCCTGACACCCAAAGAGGAACGTCTGGAGAGGGATGATGCCACCTCG CTCTCCCTCGGCCTGCTGCTTGCTGACCTCAGGGCCATGGTCAATAACCCGCATCTGAGTGACGTCCAGTTCCAGGTGGACAGCGGGGAGGTGCTCTATGCCCACAAATTTGTGCTGTACGCACGCTGCCCACTTCTTATCCAGCAC GTAAACAGTGACGGTTTCTTGGCCGTAGAAGACGGGGACCTGAGAACCCATCGTGTCCTGCTGAGGGACGTCAGTGCCGAGGTGGCCCACCACTTCCTGCGCTACCTCTATGTTGCCGACACCGATGTGCCCTCCCACCTGGCCCCCATGCTGCGCCCCTTGGCCCTCAG GTTTGGCCTGAGTGAGCTTGCCCACCTGTGCAAACAAGCACCTGTCACCACAGGCGCAGCAAGTGGCAtcggggagaaggaagaggagacttGTGAGGGCAGAGCAGACACCTTCCAAGATGTCTTGAGGTCGGTGTGggtagaggaagaagaggaagcagaggccCTGTTGAAACCCGAGGGCCCAGAAGAAGACAGAGAAAATGTGGATGAAGCCGAGATGGAAGAAATTTATGAATTTGCAGCTACTCAGCGGAAGCTGCTCCGAGAAGAGAGAGCCGCAGAGAGAGATGAGACCACCGACCAACTCGAATGGGAGCGTCTGGCTCCTGAGTGTGCCCGCACCCACTGCTTGGTCGGAGCACGGCTGGAGGAGGATGCAGGCCCCAAGGAATCGCCTAAGCAAGGAAGCGAGGAGCCCTTAGCTAGATGGGAAGGTGTGGGGCTGTCAGCAGCCCCGGGCTCCCGGCTCCAGCAGCCCCACAGTGAAGAGGATTCTGAGACCCCCAAACATGAAGCCGGAAGGGAAACTGCGGAGTACTCCAGCCCCTCTAGCTGTTCCAGTGGGTTGCATGCAGGAAGGAGAGAAGACTCCCGCCTGCAATCAAGTGACGGTTACTATGGTTATGAACAGCCCTTCTCATCCATTCAAGGAGACTCTTCACCTCCCCAGGTAGCAAGTGACTCAGAGGAGCAGAAAGGGACGGTCATTCAGAAAGGGGCAGAGGCGCCCTGCTCCCCCATGCACCAGCAGGAGCCTGCAGTGCCACAGCCCGCCCTGGGTGTGAGTCCCCCCTGGTCCCCCCGCCATGCTCACCGCTCAGGTGATTCCTTCCCGTCAACACCCCGATCTCAGAGTGCAGCTGCCAAGGCGGTCTCCCAGAGGTCCCCCGCCTTACCATCCAAACAGAGGCGGAGCAGTGGCGTCCCCCGGGCACTCACAGATCGAAGCCCCCGTGGAGGCAGAAGAAGCAGCAACACGCGGGCGCGCACAAGTGTAGCGGCCCCGGTGTCCCCAGAAATGTCCACATCCATTGACCTCACGCAGCCCGACTCTGGTGCCCCGCCCTCCGGGGGAAGGGACAGTGATGTCATTCTCTTACTGGATTCAGATGAGGAGCTGGAGCTGACACAGGCTGGAAAGAGACCTGGGACCAGTGATTCTCTGGAGGAAGGGAAAGGGGTGGACGTCAGCCCCAGGTCTTCAGAGCTGTTTTCCGTCATTGACATCGACGCAGACCTGGAGCGTTCTCCAAGCCTACCAGGGAAGGATGGCGAGCTGCGGCGGGGGGCCAGCATGCCCTCACCATCCGGGAGCCGGGGGTCTGTGGGCAGCAGAGGGCGGTGCAGGCTCTTCTGTGACCTGGAGAGCAGTCCCGAGGAGGACAGCACCTCAGACAGGTCATGGCTGGTGCCTGGCACCCCACTGGCCGGCAGGAGCCGCCACTGCTCCCAGGCGCGAGGCCTGCACTCCAGGACTTCAGtgcaggagcccagggctgcAGCTGCAGGCAAGAAGGAAGCCACTGAGCCACGTCCAGTCCTCGTTCCCCAGACTGCTCCGCCGTGGCTCCTTCCTGCCTCCCCAGGGAGCTCTGCTGGTGGGAGGGGCACCGCCAGGAGCCCGGCCAGTCAACAGTCTCAGCCCCACCAGGGTCTCTCCCCCTGCCCACCGAGGAGACGTCGCCGACACTCGATGCCCAAGCCACTTGGGCTGAGGCAGGCCCCTGTGGGTGAGGTGGTGGAAGTCAAGGACAGTGATGATGAGCTGGGGGTGGCCCCCCTGAAGGCAAATAGCAGCCCTCTGCCTGAAGAGGAGCTCCCTGCCCCCAGTGACAGCTGGACTGCCGAGCCCCTCTCCCCGACTCCCATTGACCACCTCAACCTGGGGCGGACAGGCCCCCTGAGCAccagcagccccagccccaggccaaaGGAGGCCCCGGCCAGCGAGACCTGCAGCTTCCCCAGCCCCCTGAGCACCACTCCCATCCGAGGGAGCTGCCCTGACCCAGGGGGAGCCCCTGAACAGTCCCCGGGGGCCAGCTCCCCCGGGGCTAGCAGGCTGAGCTGGCTGAATTCGGAGCTGTGGGACAAGTGGGACGGAGAGACATCACCAAGGGGTCTTCCTCAAGCCCAGAGACGGGGCACCCCCTGCGCTGGGGAACCAGGAGACTCAGAGACACCCA AAGGTGCCCGTCGGAAGAAGAACTTGCCTCCCAAAGTACCCATCACACCAATGCCACGGTATTCCATTTTGGAGACCCCAGTGCTGAAGAAAGAGCTGGACAG GTTTGGAGTCCGCCCTCTGCCCAAACGCCAGATGGTTCTGAAGCTGAAGGAGATATTCCAGTACACTCACCAGACCCTTGAGTCTGACTCGGACGACGAGATTCCATCCTCACAGGTGCCCCTGACGCAGACCACTGCCGAGACCTCTAAGACCTCAAGGTCAGGAGGCCACCCACCACCAAAAGTGACCACTGGCTACATCACCCAAAGGGCCAAGGGACCCACTGAGGTCACGAGCCCTCGGCGCAGAAGGAAGCAGCCTGTGGAAGCCCCCCCAGCCCTGCCCAGGCCACCAGCTGAGGAGGATGCCCTGGGTCCAAATGACGATGGCcagctccctgcctcccaggaATCTGCAACCACTTCGGTGGTCAGCAGTGATGGGTCCTGGGGCTCACAGAG CTCCGCCTGCGGTGAGTTTGGAGCAGCCCTTGAGTCCGGAGGGGCCGACGAGGGTGAGGAGGGTGTCCTGGCCTCGCAGGTGGCCTTGCGGGCGGCTGACACGCAGGAGGCCGTGTGGCGCTACATCCGCTCCCAGCCGGCCCTGTACCGGAGGGTGCTGCTGTACCAGCCCTTGGAGCTGGCCGAGCTGCAGGCGGAGCTGAGGCAGAGCGGCATCCGTGTGGCCACCAGCAAGCTGCTGGACTTCCTGGACTCCCAGTGTGTCACCTTCACCACGGCCGCCGCCAGGAAGGAGCGACTGGAACAGAAGAGGCGGCGGCCAGTGAGCAAGAAGAAGCACGGGCAGGACTGA
- the SLX4 gene encoding structure-specific endonuclease subunit SLX4 isoform X2, whose amino-acid sequence MMEESDDDFKELCASFFQRVKKNAPKELSGEKKKSKASSIQIRSKQKRPRQTVAKSKTLQGPKGKKQQPRSQTFQAKNQGIAKLLEPDPAPTENGESCALDPTPAPVPASAPPPAADQPVLEDHVQNTQTEGAPRGDAQTPASGLATAPAVSPSRPRTAELVLQRMQQFKRAHPTRLKHASEACLLEAAMADSSPTDPPEERMVENGALPFLHRGCGSGSPATESDAEVALALQQALGQEGAPAREEGLEQEGWFFCQICQKDLSAMTVTRREQHVNRCLDETEKASRPCAPQIPGCPICGKLFLSLQSRSSHLKQCANRMEVCPQLLLQAVRVQTAQHQGNCSPAATPSLHWETLKRKGAPIKKESQKRKKVSPPEAPSEDLLMAMALSRSEVEQSRPVPTLRLENAFSKWIKLGAEKRGRKKLPIFPPPLLVQDSQATRRQMEDRVATLLAEEDVALPSTPPLPTSQILEKEVECASWRLSLPVGRQNFLWEGSSLTRSWALEAFYTTSLVPPIVPWQPTQELKREPMSPLRLPDQPQLDAHPPASLHSHPRSGRSPGGRLVEASPGKASLTSSQRERQALQDLVDLAREGLQPSNRGLGGWGEEAATDWVPGSLPLSGFVLTPKEERLERDDATSLSLGLLLADLRAMVNNPHLSDVQFQVDSGEVLYAHKFVLYARCPLLIQHVNSDGFLAVEDGDLRTHRVLLRDVSAEVAHHFLRYLYVADTDVPSHLAPMLRPLALRFGLSELAHLCKQAPVTTGAASGIGEKEEETCEGRADTFQDVLRSVWVEEEEEAEALLKPEGPEEDRENVDEAEMEEIYEFAATQRKLLREERAAERDETTDQLEWERLAPECARTHCLVGARLEEDAGPKESPKQGSEEPLARWEGVGLSAAPGSRLQQPHSEEDSETPKHEAGRETAEYSSPSSCSSGLHAGRREDSRLQSSDGYYGYEQPFSSIQGDSSPPQVASDSEEQKGTVIQKGAEAPCSPMHQQEPAVPQPALGVSPPWSPRHAHRSGDSFPSTPRSQSAAAKAVSQRSPALPSKQRRSSGVPRALTDRSPRGGRRSSNTRARTSVAAPVSPEMSTSIDLTQPDSGAPPSGGRDSDVILLLDSDEELELTQAGKRPGTSDSLEEGKGVDVSPRSSELFSVIDIDADLERSPSLPGKDGELRRGASMPSPSGSRGSVGSRGRCRLFCDLESSPEEDSTSDRSWLVPGTPLAGRSRHCSQARGLHSRTSVQEPRAAAAGKKEATEPRPVLVPQTAPPWLLPASPGSSAGGRGTARSPASQQSQPHQGLSPCPPRRRRRHSMPKPLGLRQAPVGEVVEVKDSDDELGVAPLKANSSPLPEEELPAPSDSWTAEPLSPTPIDHLNLGRTGPLSTSSPSPRPKEAPASETCSFPSPLSTTPIRGSCPDPGGAPEQSPGASSPGASRLSWLNSELWDKWDGETSPRGLPQAQRRGTPCAGEPGDSETPKGARRKKNLPPKVPITPMPRYSILETPVLKKELDRFGVRPLPKRQMVLKLKEIFQYTHQTLESDSDDEIPSSQVPLTQTTAETSKTSRSGGHPPPKVTTGYITQRAKGPTEVTSPRRRRKQPVEAPPALPRPPAEEDALGPNDDGQLPASQESATTSVVSSDGSWGSQSSACGEFGAALESGGADEGEEGVLASQVALRAADTQEAVWRYIRSQPALYRRVLLYQPLELAELQAELRQSGIRVATSKLLDFLDSQCVTFTTAAARKERLEQKRRRPVSKKKHGQD is encoded by the exons aaggTGCTCCTAGGGGTGACGCCCAGACCCCTGCTTCCGGGCTGGCGACAGCCCCTGCAGTCAGCCCCTCCAGGCCACGGACAGCAGAACTGGTCCTCCAGCGAATGCAGCAGTTCAAGCGAGCACACCCCACCCGTCTGAAACACGCTTCGGAGGCGTGCTTGCTGGAGGCTGCGATGGCAGACAGCTCGCCCACGGACCCTCCAGAGGAGAGGATGGTGGAGAATGGAGCGCTTCCCTTTCTACACAGAG GCTGTGGGTCAGGGTCCCCTGCCACCGAGAGCGACGCCGAGGTGGCCCTGGCCCTGCAGCAGGCATTGGGCCAGGAAGGAGCACCTGCCCGTGAAGAGGGCCTGGAGCAAGAGGGGTGGTTCTTCTGCCAGATCTGCCAGAAGGACCTGTCTGCCATGACCGTGACTCGGAGGGAGCAGCACGTGAACAG GTGCTTGGATGAGACAGAGAAGGCATCAAGACCCTGCGCCCCTCAGATCCCGGGGTGCCCCATTTGTGGCAAGCTGTTCCTCAGCTTGCAGAGCAGAAGCAGCCACCTGAAGCAATGTGCCAACCGGATGGAGGTCTGCCCCCAGCTCCTGCTGCAGGCGGTGCGGGTGCAGACCGCCCAGCACCAGGGGAACTGCAGTCCCGCTGCCACACCCAG CCTCCACTGGGAGACTCTGAAACGGAAAGGAGCCCCCATCAAGAAGGAGTCCCAGAAAAGGAAGAAGGTCAGCCCGCCCGAGGCCCCGTCCGAGGACCTGCTGATGGCCATGGCGCTGTCCCGCTCGGAGGTGGAGCAGTCTCGGCCTGTGCCGACGCTTCGCCTGGAGAACGCGTTTTCTAAGTGGATAAAGCTGGGAGCAG AGAAGCGAGGCCGCAAGAAGCTCCCCATCTTCCCACCCCCGCTACTGGTCCAGGACTCCCAGGCCACGCGGCGGCAGATGGAGGATCGCGTGGCCACGCTCCTGGCCGAGGAGGACGTGGCCTTACCCAGCACACCACCACTCCCCACCAGCCAGATCTTGGAAAAAGAGGTCGAGTGTGCCAGTTGGCGCCTGTCGCTGCCAGTGGGAAGGCAGAACTTCCTGTGGGAGGGCAGCTCTCTGACCAGAAGCTGGGCTTTGGAGGCCTTCTACACCACCAGCCTGGTCCCGCCCATTGTGCCCTGGCAGCCCACCCAG GAACTCAAGAGGGAGCCGATGAGCCCGTTGAGACTGCCTGACCAGCCACAGCTGGATGCTCACCCGCCAGCTAGCCTCCACAGCCATCCCAGGTCAGGCCGAAGCCCTGGAGGGCGCCTAGTGGAGGCCAGCCCCGGGAAGGCATCACTCACCTCCAGCCAGAGAGAGCGCCAGGCCCTGCAGGACCTTGTGGACCTGGCCCGAGAGGGCCTTCAGCCCAGCAACAGGGGCCTGGGCGGCTGGGGCGAAGAGGCAG CCACAGATTGGGTGCCCGGCAGCCTACCGCTCTCAGGGTTCGTCCTGACACCCAAAGAGGAACGTCTGGAGAGGGATGATGCCACCTCG CTCTCCCTCGGCCTGCTGCTTGCTGACCTCAGGGCCATGGTCAATAACCCGCATCTGAGTGACGTCCAGTTCCAGGTGGACAGCGGGGAGGTGCTCTATGCCCACAAATTTGTGCTGTACGCACGCTGCCCACTTCTTATCCAGCAC GTAAACAGTGACGGTTTCTTGGCCGTAGAAGACGGGGACCTGAGAACCCATCGTGTCCTGCTGAGGGACGTCAGTGCCGAGGTGGCCCACCACTTCCTGCGCTACCTCTATGTTGCCGACACCGATGTGCCCTCCCACCTGGCCCCCATGCTGCGCCCCTTGGCCCTCAG GTTTGGCCTGAGTGAGCTTGCCCACCTGTGCAAACAAGCACCTGTCACCACAGGCGCAGCAAGTGGCAtcggggagaaggaagaggagacttGTGAGGGCAGAGCAGACACCTTCCAAGATGTCTTGAGGTCGGTGTGggtagaggaagaagaggaagcagaggccCTGTTGAAACCCGAGGGCCCAGAAGAAGACAGAGAAAATGTGGATGAAGCCGAGATGGAAGAAATTTATGAATTTGCAGCTACTCAGCGGAAGCTGCTCCGAGAAGAGAGAGCCGCAGAGAGAGATGAGACCACCGACCAACTCGAATGGGAGCGTCTGGCTCCTGAGTGTGCCCGCACCCACTGCTTGGTCGGAGCACGGCTGGAGGAGGATGCAGGCCCCAAGGAATCGCCTAAGCAAGGAAGCGAGGAGCCCTTAGCTAGATGGGAAGGTGTGGGGCTGTCAGCAGCCCCGGGCTCCCGGCTCCAGCAGCCCCACAGTGAAGAGGATTCTGAGACCCCCAAACATGAAGCCGGAAGGGAAACTGCGGAGTACTCCAGCCCCTCTAGCTGTTCCAGTGGGTTGCATGCAGGAAGGAGAGAAGACTCCCGCCTGCAATCAAGTGACGGTTACTATGGTTATGAACAGCCCTTCTCATCCATTCAAGGAGACTCTTCACCTCCCCAGGTAGCAAGTGACTCAGAGGAGCAGAAAGGGACGGTCATTCAGAAAGGGGCAGAGGCGCCCTGCTCCCCCATGCACCAGCAGGAGCCTGCAGTGCCACAGCCCGCCCTGGGTGTGAGTCCCCCCTGGTCCCCCCGCCATGCTCACCGCTCAGGTGATTCCTTCCCGTCAACACCCCGATCTCAGAGTGCAGCTGCCAAGGCGGTCTCCCAGAGGTCCCCCGCCTTACCATCCAAACAGAGGCGGAGCAGTGGCGTCCCCCGGGCACTCACAGATCGAAGCCCCCGTGGAGGCAGAAGAAGCAGCAACACGCGGGCGCGCACAAGTGTAGCGGCCCCGGTGTCCCCAGAAATGTCCACATCCATTGACCTCACGCAGCCCGACTCTGGTGCCCCGCCCTCCGGGGGAAGGGACAGTGATGTCATTCTCTTACTGGATTCAGATGAGGAGCTGGAGCTGACACAGGCTGGAAAGAGACCTGGGACCAGTGATTCTCTGGAGGAAGGGAAAGGGGTGGACGTCAGCCCCAGGTCTTCAGAGCTGTTTTCCGTCATTGACATCGACGCAGACCTGGAGCGTTCTCCAAGCCTACCAGGGAAGGATGGCGAGCTGCGGCGGGGGGCCAGCATGCCCTCACCATCCGGGAGCCGGGGGTCTGTGGGCAGCAGAGGGCGGTGCAGGCTCTTCTGTGACCTGGAGAGCAGTCCCGAGGAGGACAGCACCTCAGACAGGTCATGGCTGGTGCCTGGCACCCCACTGGCCGGCAGGAGCCGCCACTGCTCCCAGGCGCGAGGCCTGCACTCCAGGACTTCAGtgcaggagcccagggctgcAGCTGCAGGCAAGAAGGAAGCCACTGAGCCACGTCCAGTCCTCGTTCCCCAGACTGCTCCGCCGTGGCTCCTTCCTGCCTCCCCAGGGAGCTCTGCTGGTGGGAGGGGCACCGCCAGGAGCCCGGCCAGTCAACAGTCTCAGCCCCACCAGGGTCTCTCCCCCTGCCCACCGAGGAGACGTCGCCGACACTCGATGCCCAAGCCACTTGGGCTGAGGCAGGCCCCTGTGGGTGAGGTGGTGGAAGTCAAGGACAGTGATGATGAGCTGGGGGTGGCCCCCCTGAAGGCAAATAGCAGCCCTCTGCCTGAAGAGGAGCTCCCTGCCCCCAGTGACAGCTGGACTGCCGAGCCCCTCTCCCCGACTCCCATTGACCACCTCAACCTGGGGCGGACAGGCCCCCTGAGCAccagcagccccagccccaggccaaaGGAGGCCCCGGCCAGCGAGACCTGCAGCTTCCCCAGCCCCCTGAGCACCACTCCCATCCGAGGGAGCTGCCCTGACCCAGGGGGAGCCCCTGAACAGTCCCCGGGGGCCAGCTCCCCCGGGGCTAGCAGGCTGAGCTGGCTGAATTCGGAGCTGTGGGACAAGTGGGACGGAGAGACATCACCAAGGGGTCTTCCTCAAGCCCAGAGACGGGGCACCCCCTGCGCTGGGGAACCAGGAGACTCAGAGACACCCA AAGGTGCCCGTCGGAAGAAGAACTTGCCTCCCAAAGTACCCATCACACCAATGCCACGGTATTCCATTTTGGAGACCCCAGTGCTGAAGAAAGAGCTGGACAG GTTTGGAGTCCGCCCTCTGCCCAAACGCCAGATGGTTCTGAAGCTGAAGGAGATATTCCAGTACACTCACCAGACCCTTGAGTCTGACTCGGACGACGAGATTCCATCCTCACAGGTGCCCCTGACGCAGACCACTGCCGAGACCTCTAAGACCTCAAGGTCAGGAGGCCACCCACCACCAAAAGTGACCACTGGCTACATCACCCAAAGGGCCAAGGGACCCACTGAGGTCACGAGCCCTCGGCGCAGAAGGAAGCAGCCTGTGGAAGCCCCCCCAGCCCTGCCCAGGCCACCAGCTGAGGAGGATGCCCTGGGTCCAAATGACGATGGCcagctccctgcctcccaggaATCTGCAACCACTTCGGTGGTCAGCAGTGATGGGTCCTGGGGCTCACAGAG CTCCGCCTGCGGTGAGTTTGGAGCAGCCCTTGAGTCCGGAGGGGCCGACGAGGGTGAGGAGGGTGTCCTGGCCTCGCAGGTGGCCTTGCGGGCGGCTGACACGCAGGAGGCCGTGTGGCGCTACATCCGCTCCCAGCCGGCCCTGTACCGGAGGGTGCTGCTGTACCAGCCCTTGGAGCTGGCCGAGCTGCAGGCGGAGCTGAGGCAGAGCGGCATCCGTGTGGCCACCAGCAAGCTGCTGGACTTCCTGGACTCCCAGTGTGTCACCTTCACCACGGCCGCCGCCAGGAAGGAGCGACTGGAACAGAAGAGGCGGCGGCCAGTGAGCAAGAAGAAGCACGGGCAGGACTGA